Part of the Candidatus Paceibacterota bacterium genome, TGGAATTGAAACGATCACTTTTAATTAAAACAAAAGAACATCGTGATAAATCTTTATCCAATACAGCTAAAGAAATAAAAAATGTTCTGACAACTGCTAGATCAGATAAATATAGGAATTACGAGAAAGATAATTTAGAAAAAGCTATTAGGGATAATGAAGAAAAGTTAAAAGACCCAGATGCTCTTAAACTTGACGAAGAAAGGGTTGTAGCTCTAAAGAAATCAATTTCACAAGTTAGTGGTAAAGAGCTTGCGGCCATAACAATTCCAAATTTAGATTTATCAGAGTTAGAGAATGAGGTAAAAGATATTCTTGCAAAGGCTATCACATCAAAAGTTATTGAGTCTTTAAAATCTGATACAGATATTAGCAAATGGGTCGAACACGGATTAGGTATTCATAAAAATAAGAAACTAAAAAATTGTGCGTTCTGTGATCAAGAAATTCCATCTGCAAGACTCGATGCTTTAGAAAGCCATTTCAATGAAGAGTACCAGAAGACTATAGAAACAATTCAGCTTCTAAAGAAAAAGAGTAATGGACTTGAACCAATACTATCTTTTCCAGACTCCTCAAATTTATACGAGGATCTTGTACCTGACTTCTTACTGGAAAAAGAAGCAGCGGAAAGAACTATAAAGGAATTCAACACAAGACTAGCAGATATTGTTATTGCTTTGGAACAAAAGGAGAAAAATCTTTTTACCCAGCCCACTTTAAAAGAATGGCAACCTGTTAATGCCACTTCGTTCTCTAAAATAAATTCAATAATAGCGAAAAACAATGAAAAGACTGCTAATTTTGAAGAGAAAACTAGCATGGATAAAGAGACCTTGGAGTTTCATTTTATTGCAGAATTTATTCCTACCCATAACTCTACTGAGGCAGAATACGCAACTTTACAAAATGAACACAAAACTTGTGATAAAAGTGTAAAAATGAAAGAAGCGGAAATAAAAGGTCTAAAAGAAAGTCTGATCAATCATCATGTTCCTGCTAAAGAAATTAATGAAGGTCTGGAGAAATTTCTGGGACGTGCGGACATTCAACTCAAAGCCACTGACGCAAAAGATGGGTATCAGATTACTCGTAATGGAATTGTTGCAAAGAATTTAAGCGAGGGTGAAAAAACAGCACTTGGGATTGTTTACTTTATTACAAAAATAAAAGAAGATGGCTTTAACCTTAGTGATAGTGTTATTGTGATTGACGATCCCGTCTCTAGCCTTGATTCTAGTGCAATTTTCCAAGCTTTCAGTTTCTTAAAAGAATCAATTAAGGATGCAGGCCAAATCTTTATACTGACGCATCATTTTGATTTTTTTAGACAAGTTAAGAATTGGTTTTCTTATTGCAAGAAAGGTGACAGAGAATTTTTCATGGTGGTGTGTAGAGAAGATGGTGGCATCAGAAAGTCGCAAATAATACCCATAGATAGGCTACTTATTGATTACGAATCTGAGTACCACTTCCTTTTTAGTGTTTTATATAACTTTTCTGATAAGAAACAGGCTGATTTAGAAAAATTGTATCCCTTGCCAAATATTGCTCGCAAATTTCTTGAGAGCTTTTTGGCATTTCGAGTTCCAATTCTTAAGACAAGAGAACCTAATATCTTTAATCGTTTAAAGGAAATAGATTTTGACGAAACAAAGAAGACAAGAATTAACCGTTTTGTAGAGACCCATTCTCATCCAAGATACGAAAGTGGAGTGCAGGATTTTGATATGACCCTTCTCTCTGAAACCCCATCAGTAA contains:
- a CDS encoding AAA family ATPase — encoded protein: MRSLQSIKVIKECPSFVNFRPAADLPAFTKYNLIYGWNGSGKTTFSRVLRAFELEINPYDDPTNPPEFEFKLSNSSSISNKDLSAFKEIRVFNKDFVEDSVFCHGGPKPIFFLGKENKEDKEKIIKTEEELAPLVKDVELKRSLLIKTKEHRDKSLSNTAKEIKNVLTTARSDKYRNYEKDNLEKAIRDNEEKLKDPDALKLDEERVVALKKSISQVSGKELAAITIPNLDLSELENEVKDILAKAITSKVIESLKSDTDISKWVEHGLGIHKNKKLKNCAFCDQEIPSARLDALESHFNEEYQKTIETIQLLKKKSNGLEPILSFPDSSNLYEDLVPDFLLEKEAAERTIKEFNTRLADIVIALEQKEKNLFTQPTLKEWQPVNATSFSKINSIIAKNNEKTANFEEKTSMDKETLEFHFIAEFIPTHNSTEAEYATLQNEHKTCDKSVKMKEAEIKGLKESLINHHVPAKEINEGLEKFLGRADIQLKATDAKDGYQITRNGIVAKNLSEGEKTALGIVYFITKIKEDGFNLSDSVIVIDDPVSSLDSSAIFQAFSFLKESIKDAGQIFILTHHFDFFRQVKNWFSYCKKGDREFFMVVCREDGGIRKSQIIPIDRLLIDYESEYHFLFSVLYNFSDKKQADLEKLYPLPNIARKFLESFLAFRVPILKTREPNIFNRLKEIDFDETKKTRINRFVETHSHPRYESGVQDFDMTLLSETPSVISDILEMVKVEDEKHYNFLVQSLTP